The following are from one region of the Papaver somniferum cultivar HN1 unplaced genomic scaffold, ASM357369v1 unplaced-scaffold_132, whole genome shotgun sequence genome:
- the LOC113333288 gene encoding ABC transporter B family member 11-like isoform X3, with translation MDEENTINENKNENLTITSKNRSPGTEPDSVSANTVGQQNSEKAKVEDEKLSVVPFFKLFAFADSKDTALMVIGVIAAFANGATMPIMSIIIGNLVNSFGNTAGTKDVVKQVSEVALEFVYLAVGAGIASFFQVACWTVTGERQAARIRSLYFKSLLKQEIGFFDKETNTGEVVGRMSGDTVLIQNAMGEKVGNFIQLIGTFLGGFIIAFVKGWLLTLVMLSSIPLLVISGAIMFVVIANMASRGQEAYSQAGIVVEQTVGSIRTVASFTGENRAITKYEKSLATAYRTGVREGLASGAGLGCVMLVTFCSYALAIWFGSKMIIEKGYTGGDVINVIVAVLTGSMSLGQASPLLSAFSAGQAAAFKMFETINRKSEIDAYASHGRVLDDMRGDIELKNVHFTYPARPDEQIFKEFCLHIPSGTTNALVGQSGSGKSTVISLIERFYDPQVGEVLIDGINLKEFQLKWIRGKIGLVSQEPALFTCSIKKNIAYGKEGATVEEIKVAAQQANAAKFIDKLPQGLDTLVGEHGIQLSGGQKQRIAIARAILKDPRILLLDEATSALDAESEKVVQEALDRVMVNRTTVIVAHRLSTVKNADMIAVIHQGKIVEKGAPWELLKIPDGAYCQLMRLQEISKESQRDKEKVETMIHSANNLRSDMFFRRSVSRGSRSGNSNSNFFPNPFGPTIGVSMQETPVEDCDAPHAEPSKHSTEIPLRRLACLNKPELPFLLLGGVFAAINGAIFPAFSIMLSSIIKTFFEPPDELRKDSGFWALMFVVLGAVTFVAAPARTYFFAVAGCRLIKRVRLMCFKKVVHMDIGWFDDSEHSSGAIGARLSADASTVRSLVGDALGLLVQNAATAVACLVIAFQASWQLAFIILVLLPFLGLNVWVQKKLMKGFNDNAKLMHEEASQIANDAVGSIRTVASFCAEEKLMKLYEEKCDGPRKIGIRQGLISGIGFGLSFFLFFCLNATSFYAGGRLVQDGKTEFQEVFRVFFALTMMAMGVSQSSSLVPDSSKAKTSSGSIFAILDHKSKIDSSSNSGITLVEDIKGDIVFRHVSFKYPIRPNVQVLHDLCLAIHSGKTIALVGESGSGKSTVISLMQRFYDPDSGQVTLDGIEIQKFQLRWLRQQMGLVSQEPVLFNDTIRANIAYGKEGNATEAEILEAAAQANAHSFISGLQQGYDTMVGERGAQLSGGQKQRVAIARAIVKGPKILLLDEATSALDAESERVVQDALDRVIVNRTTVVVAHRLATIRNANVIAVVKNGTIVEKGNHNMLINIENGVYASLVALHMSGSSR, from the exons ATGGATGAAGAGAACACAATTAACGAAAATAAGAATGAAAACCTGACTATTACATCTAAGAACCGTTCACCTGGAACAGAACCAGATAGTGTTTCGGCAAACACAGTAGGCCAACAAAATTCTGAGAAGGCTAAAGTAGAAGATGAGAAACTCAGCGTCGTTCCATTTTTCAAGCTATTTGCATTTGCAGATTCTAAAGATACTGCGTTGATGGTCATCGGTGTAATTGCAGCTTTTGCAAATGGAGCGACAATGCCTATCATGTCCATTATCATTGGAAATCTCGTTAACTCTTTTGGAAATACGGCGGGAACCAAAGATGTTGTTAAACAAGTTTCAGAg GTAGCGTTAGAGTTTGTCTATTTGGCTGTGGGGGCTGGTATAGCATCATTTTTCC AGGTGGCCTGCTGGACGGTCACTGGGGAGAGACAGGCGGCCCGGATTCGAAGTTTGTACTTCAAGAGTTTACTTAAGCAGGAAATCGGTTTCTTTGATAAAGAGACAAATACTGGAGAAGTTGTTGGGAGGATGTCAGGTGATACCGTTCTCATTCAAAATGCAATGGGTGAGAAG GTTGGAAACTTTATCCAGCTGATTGGGACATTCCTAGGAGGTTTTATAATTGCGTTCGTGAAAGGGTGGCTTCTCACACTTGTCATGTTATCCTCTATTCCTTTGCTTGTAATCTCTGGTGCAATCATGTTCGTTGTTATAGCCAATATGGCTTCTCGCGGACAGGAAGCTTACTCGCAAGCAGGAATTGTTGTTGAGCAAACAGTTGGATCAATCAGAACA GTTGCATCATTTACCGGAGAGAATCGAGCTATCACTAAGTACGAAAAATCCTTAGCAACTGCTTACAGAACGGGTGTTCGTGAGGGATTAGCTTCTGGAGCAGGTCTTGGTTGTGTTATGTTAGTCACATTCTGTTCTTACGCCTTAGCGATATGGTTCGGCTCTAAGATGATAATTGAAAAAGGCTATACGGGAGGTGATGTCATTAACGTGATTGTTGCTGTATTGACTGGCTCCAT GTCGCTAGGTCAGGCATCACCTCTTCTGAGTGCATTCTCAGCTGGACAAGCTGCAGCCTTCAAAATGTTTGAGACAATAAATAGGAAATCAGAAATTGATGCGTATGCTTCCCATGGACGCGTACTGGATGATATGCGCGGAGATATCGAGTTAAAAAATGTTCATTTCACATATCCTGCAAGACCAGATGAGCAAATATTTAAGGAGTTCTGCCTACACATACCAAGTGGCACAACTAATGCTTTAGTCGGACAGAGTGGAAGCGGAAAATCAACTGTGATTAGCCTGATCGAGAGATTTTACGACCCACAAGTAGGTGAAGTTCTCATAGACGGAATAAATCTCAAGGAGTTTCAACTGAAATGGATCAGAGGAAAGATTGGGCTTGTCAGCCAGGAACCAGCGCTCTTTACTTGTAGCATTAAGAAAAATATTGCCTATGGAAAAGAAGGTGCAACCGTTGAAGAAATTAAAGTTGCAGCTCAACAAGCAAATGCTGCAAAGTTCATAGATAAACTACCGCAG GGTTTAGACACTTTGGTTGGTGAGCATGGAATTCAACTATCAGGAGGTCAAAAGCAAAGAATCGCCATTGCTAGAGCCATTTTGAAAGATCCACGAATACTTCTTCTGGATGAAGCTACCAGTGCACTTGATGCAGAGTCTGAAAAGGTTGTGCAAGAGGCATTAGATAGGGTGATGGTCAACCGAACTACTGTAATTGTTGCTCATCGCTTGAGTACGGTGAAGAATGCAGATATGATAGCAGTCATTCACCAAGGGAAGATAGTTGAAAAAG GTGCACCATGGGAGCTCCTTAAAATTCCTGATGGAGCATACTGCCAACTTATGCGCTTGCAAGAAATAAGTAAAGAATCTCAAAGAGATAAAGAAAAAGTAGAAACTATGATACATTCAGCCAATAATTTACGCAGTGACATGTTCTTTAGGCGATCTGTAAGTCGTGGGTCTAGAAGCGGAAATAGCAACAGTAACTTCTTCCCAAATCCATTTGGTCCAACTATAGGAGTAAGTATGCAAGAAACCCCGGTAGAAGACTGTGATGCTCCCCATGCAGAACCTTCGAAACATTCCACAGAAATTCCACTTCGCCGTCTTGCTTGTCTGAACAAACCGGAGCTCCCTTTTCTACTACTTGGTGGTGTGTTTGCAGCAATAAATGGAGCCATATTCCCAGCTTTCTCTATAATGCTTTCCAGTATTATAAAGACATTTTTTGAGCCTCCAGATGAGCTTCGCAAGGATTCAGGGTTCTGGGCTTTGATGTTTGTGGTCCTTGGAGCTGTCACATTTGTGGCAGCCCCAGCAAGAACATATTTTTTCGCAGTAGCTGGATGTAGGTTGATAAAGCGTGTTCGCTTGATGTGTTTCAAAAAGGTAGTTCACATGGATATTGGTTGGTTTGATGATTCTGAACACTCTAGTGGTGCAATTGGTGCAAGGCTATCCGCAGATGCCTCGACCGTTCGTAGTCTTGTTGGAGATGCACTAGGACTGCTTGTACAGAATGCTGCAACAGCAGTTGCGTGCCTGGTTATCGCTTTTCAAGCAAGCTGGCAGTTGGCTTTCATTATCCTTGTTTTACTACCCTTTTTAGGATTAAATGTGTGGGTTCAAAAGAAATTGATGAAAGGATTTAATGACAATGCAAAG TTGATGCATGAGGAAGCAAGTCAGATTGCTAATGATGCTGTCGGTAGTATACGAACTGTCGCCTCATTCTGTGCTGAAGAAAAGTTGATGAAATTGTATGAAGAGAAGTGTGATGGACCAAGAAAGATTGGGATAAGACAAGGTTTGATTAGTGGAATTGGTTTTGGtctctcttttttcttgtttttttgtttgaaCGCAACTAGTTTTTATGCCGGAGGAAGACTAGTGCAGGATGGCAAAACAGAGTTTCAAGAGGTTTTTCGC GTGTTCTTCGCTCTCACAATGATGGCAATGGGAGTTTCTCAGTCGAGCTCACTAGTACCAGATTCAAGTAAAGCCAAGACTTCAAGTGGTTCGATATTTGCAATTCTTGATCATAAGTCGAAAATTGACTCCAGCAGTAACTCCGGTATTACACTAGTAGAAGATATAAAAGGAGATATCGTGTTTCGGCACGTCAGTTTTAAGTACCCAATTAGGCCCAATGTTCAAGTACTTCATGACCTCTGCTTAGCCATTCATTCTGGCAAG ACAATAGCTCTAGTTGGAGAGAGTGGGAGCGGCAAATCAACTGTGATATCGTTGATGCAACGATTTTACGATCCCGATTCAGGACAGGTAACATTAGACGGCATTGAAATTCAAAAGTTTCAACTGAGATGGTTAAGGCAACAAATGGGTTTGGTAAGCCAAGAACCTGTATTGTTCAACGACACAATTCGAGCCAACATTGCATATGGAAAAGAAGGAAACGCGACAGAGGCAGAGATCTTGGAAGCAGCAGCACAAGCCAATGCCCACAGTTTCATTAGTGGGTTGCAACAG GGATACGACACAATGGTTGGAGAACGTGGAGCGCAACTGTCAGGTGGGCAAAAGCAACGAGTGGCAATTGCACGGGCTATAGTGAAAGGACCAAAGATACTGCTATTAGACGAGGCAACAAGTGCACTGGATGCTGAATCAGAACGGGTGGTTCAAGACGCATTGGACCGTGTTATCGTGAACAGAACTACAGTTGTTGTGGCTCATAGACTTGCAACAATTAGAAATGCTAACGTTATTGCAGTGGTTAAAAATGGGACTATTGTTGAGAAAGGAAACCACAATATGTTGATAAATATCGAGAATGGTGTTTACGCATCACTGGTAGCACTTCATATGAGTGGTTCATCGAGATGA
- the LOC113333288 gene encoding ABC transporter B family member 11-like isoform X1: MRDSQFLNMDEENTINENKNENLTITSKNRSPGTEPDSVSANTVGQQNSEKAKVEDEKLSVVPFFKLFAFADSKDTALMVIGVIAAFANGATMPIMSIIIGNLVNSFGNTAGTKDVVKQVSEVALEFVYLAVGAGIASFFQVACWTVTGERQAARIRSLYFKSLLKQEIGFFDKETNTGEVVGRMSGDTVLIQNAMGEKVGNFIQLIGTFLGGFIIAFVKGWLLTLVMLSSIPLLVISGAIMFVVIANMASRGQEAYSQAGIVVEQTVGSIRTVASFTGENRAITKYEKSLATAYRTGVREGLASGAGLGCVMLVTFCSYALAIWFGSKMIIEKGYTGGDVINVIVAVLTGSMSLGQASPLLSAFSAGQAAAFKMFETINRKSEIDAYASHGRVLDDMRGDIELKNVHFTYPARPDEQIFKEFCLHIPSGTTNALVGQSGSGKSTVISLIERFYDPQVGEVLIDGINLKEFQLKWIRGKIGLVSQEPALFTCSIKKNIAYGKEGATVEEIKVAAQQANAAKFIDKLPQGLDTLVGEHGIQLSGGQKQRIAIARAILKDPRILLLDEATSALDAESEKVVQEALDRVMVNRTTVIVAHRLSTVKNADMIAVIHQGKIVEKGAPWELLKIPDGAYCQLMRLQEISKESQRDKEKVETMIHSANNLRSDMFFRRSVSRGSRSGNSNSNFFPNPFGPTIGVSMQETPVEDCDAPHAEPSKHSTEIPLRRLACLNKPELPFLLLGGVFAAINGAIFPAFSIMLSSIIKTFFEPPDELRKDSGFWALMFVVLGAVTFVAAPARTYFFAVAGCRLIKRVRLMCFKKVVHMDIGWFDDSEHSSGAIGARLSADASTVRSLVGDALGLLVQNAATAVACLVIAFQASWQLAFIILVLLPFLGLNVWVQKKLMKGFNDNAKLMHEEASQIANDAVGSIRTVASFCAEEKLMKLYEEKCDGPRKIGIRQGLISGIGFGLSFFLFFCLNATSFYAGGRLVQDGKTEFQEVFRVFFALTMMAMGVSQSSSLVPDSSKAKTSSGSIFAILDHKSKIDSSSNSGITLVEDIKGDIVFRHVSFKYPIRPNVQVLHDLCLAIHSGKTIALVGESGSGKSTVISLMQRFYDPDSGQVTLDGIEIQKFQLRWLRQQMGLVSQEPVLFNDTIRANIAYGKEGNATEAEILEAAAQANAHSFISGLQQGYDTMVGERGAQLSGGQKQRVAIARAIVKGPKILLLDEATSALDAESERVVQDALDRVIVNRTTVVVAHRLATIRNANVIAVVKNGTIVEKGNHNMLINIENGVYASLVALHMSGSSR, translated from the exons ATGCGAGATTCTCAGTTTTTGAA CATGGATGAAGAGAACACAATTAACGAAAATAAGAATGAAAACCTGACTATTACATCTAAGAACCGTTCACCTGGAACAGAACCAGATAGTGTTTCGGCAAACACAGTAGGCCAACAAAATTCTGAGAAGGCTAAAGTAGAAGATGAGAAACTCAGCGTCGTTCCATTTTTCAAGCTATTTGCATTTGCAGATTCTAAAGATACTGCGTTGATGGTCATCGGTGTAATTGCAGCTTTTGCAAATGGAGCGACAATGCCTATCATGTCCATTATCATTGGAAATCTCGTTAACTCTTTTGGAAATACGGCGGGAACCAAAGATGTTGTTAAACAAGTTTCAGAg GTAGCGTTAGAGTTTGTCTATTTGGCTGTGGGGGCTGGTATAGCATCATTTTTCC AGGTGGCCTGCTGGACGGTCACTGGGGAGAGACAGGCGGCCCGGATTCGAAGTTTGTACTTCAAGAGTTTACTTAAGCAGGAAATCGGTTTCTTTGATAAAGAGACAAATACTGGAGAAGTTGTTGGGAGGATGTCAGGTGATACCGTTCTCATTCAAAATGCAATGGGTGAGAAG GTTGGAAACTTTATCCAGCTGATTGGGACATTCCTAGGAGGTTTTATAATTGCGTTCGTGAAAGGGTGGCTTCTCACACTTGTCATGTTATCCTCTATTCCTTTGCTTGTAATCTCTGGTGCAATCATGTTCGTTGTTATAGCCAATATGGCTTCTCGCGGACAGGAAGCTTACTCGCAAGCAGGAATTGTTGTTGAGCAAACAGTTGGATCAATCAGAACA GTTGCATCATTTACCGGAGAGAATCGAGCTATCACTAAGTACGAAAAATCCTTAGCAACTGCTTACAGAACGGGTGTTCGTGAGGGATTAGCTTCTGGAGCAGGTCTTGGTTGTGTTATGTTAGTCACATTCTGTTCTTACGCCTTAGCGATATGGTTCGGCTCTAAGATGATAATTGAAAAAGGCTATACGGGAGGTGATGTCATTAACGTGATTGTTGCTGTATTGACTGGCTCCAT GTCGCTAGGTCAGGCATCACCTCTTCTGAGTGCATTCTCAGCTGGACAAGCTGCAGCCTTCAAAATGTTTGAGACAATAAATAGGAAATCAGAAATTGATGCGTATGCTTCCCATGGACGCGTACTGGATGATATGCGCGGAGATATCGAGTTAAAAAATGTTCATTTCACATATCCTGCAAGACCAGATGAGCAAATATTTAAGGAGTTCTGCCTACACATACCAAGTGGCACAACTAATGCTTTAGTCGGACAGAGTGGAAGCGGAAAATCAACTGTGATTAGCCTGATCGAGAGATTTTACGACCCACAAGTAGGTGAAGTTCTCATAGACGGAATAAATCTCAAGGAGTTTCAACTGAAATGGATCAGAGGAAAGATTGGGCTTGTCAGCCAGGAACCAGCGCTCTTTACTTGTAGCATTAAGAAAAATATTGCCTATGGAAAAGAAGGTGCAACCGTTGAAGAAATTAAAGTTGCAGCTCAACAAGCAAATGCTGCAAAGTTCATAGATAAACTACCGCAG GGTTTAGACACTTTGGTTGGTGAGCATGGAATTCAACTATCAGGAGGTCAAAAGCAAAGAATCGCCATTGCTAGAGCCATTTTGAAAGATCCACGAATACTTCTTCTGGATGAAGCTACCAGTGCACTTGATGCAGAGTCTGAAAAGGTTGTGCAAGAGGCATTAGATAGGGTGATGGTCAACCGAACTACTGTAATTGTTGCTCATCGCTTGAGTACGGTGAAGAATGCAGATATGATAGCAGTCATTCACCAAGGGAAGATAGTTGAAAAAG GTGCACCATGGGAGCTCCTTAAAATTCCTGATGGAGCATACTGCCAACTTATGCGCTTGCAAGAAATAAGTAAAGAATCTCAAAGAGATAAAGAAAAAGTAGAAACTATGATACATTCAGCCAATAATTTACGCAGTGACATGTTCTTTAGGCGATCTGTAAGTCGTGGGTCTAGAAGCGGAAATAGCAACAGTAACTTCTTCCCAAATCCATTTGGTCCAACTATAGGAGTAAGTATGCAAGAAACCCCGGTAGAAGACTGTGATGCTCCCCATGCAGAACCTTCGAAACATTCCACAGAAATTCCACTTCGCCGTCTTGCTTGTCTGAACAAACCGGAGCTCCCTTTTCTACTACTTGGTGGTGTGTTTGCAGCAATAAATGGAGCCATATTCCCAGCTTTCTCTATAATGCTTTCCAGTATTATAAAGACATTTTTTGAGCCTCCAGATGAGCTTCGCAAGGATTCAGGGTTCTGGGCTTTGATGTTTGTGGTCCTTGGAGCTGTCACATTTGTGGCAGCCCCAGCAAGAACATATTTTTTCGCAGTAGCTGGATGTAGGTTGATAAAGCGTGTTCGCTTGATGTGTTTCAAAAAGGTAGTTCACATGGATATTGGTTGGTTTGATGATTCTGAACACTCTAGTGGTGCAATTGGTGCAAGGCTATCCGCAGATGCCTCGACCGTTCGTAGTCTTGTTGGAGATGCACTAGGACTGCTTGTACAGAATGCTGCAACAGCAGTTGCGTGCCTGGTTATCGCTTTTCAAGCAAGCTGGCAGTTGGCTTTCATTATCCTTGTTTTACTACCCTTTTTAGGATTAAATGTGTGGGTTCAAAAGAAATTGATGAAAGGATTTAATGACAATGCAAAG TTGATGCATGAGGAAGCAAGTCAGATTGCTAATGATGCTGTCGGTAGTATACGAACTGTCGCCTCATTCTGTGCTGAAGAAAAGTTGATGAAATTGTATGAAGAGAAGTGTGATGGACCAAGAAAGATTGGGATAAGACAAGGTTTGATTAGTGGAATTGGTTTTGGtctctcttttttcttgtttttttgtttgaaCGCAACTAGTTTTTATGCCGGAGGAAGACTAGTGCAGGATGGCAAAACAGAGTTTCAAGAGGTTTTTCGC GTGTTCTTCGCTCTCACAATGATGGCAATGGGAGTTTCTCAGTCGAGCTCACTAGTACCAGATTCAAGTAAAGCCAAGACTTCAAGTGGTTCGATATTTGCAATTCTTGATCATAAGTCGAAAATTGACTCCAGCAGTAACTCCGGTATTACACTAGTAGAAGATATAAAAGGAGATATCGTGTTTCGGCACGTCAGTTTTAAGTACCCAATTAGGCCCAATGTTCAAGTACTTCATGACCTCTGCTTAGCCATTCATTCTGGCAAG ACAATAGCTCTAGTTGGAGAGAGTGGGAGCGGCAAATCAACTGTGATATCGTTGATGCAACGATTTTACGATCCCGATTCAGGACAGGTAACATTAGACGGCATTGAAATTCAAAAGTTTCAACTGAGATGGTTAAGGCAACAAATGGGTTTGGTAAGCCAAGAACCTGTATTGTTCAACGACACAATTCGAGCCAACATTGCATATGGAAAAGAAGGAAACGCGACAGAGGCAGAGATCTTGGAAGCAGCAGCACAAGCCAATGCCCACAGTTTCATTAGTGGGTTGCAACAG GGATACGACACAATGGTTGGAGAACGTGGAGCGCAACTGTCAGGTGGGCAAAAGCAACGAGTGGCAATTGCACGGGCTATAGTGAAAGGACCAAAGATACTGCTATTAGACGAGGCAACAAGTGCACTGGATGCTGAATCAGAACGGGTGGTTCAAGACGCATTGGACCGTGTTATCGTGAACAGAACTACAGTTGTTGTGGCTCATAGACTTGCAACAATTAGAAATGCTAACGTTATTGCAGTGGTTAAAAATGGGACTATTGTTGAGAAAGGAAACCACAATATGTTGATAAATATCGAGAATGGTGTTTACGCATCACTGGTAGCACTTCATATGAGTGGTTCATCGAGATGA